DNA sequence from the Tachysurus fulvidraco isolate hzauxx_2018 chromosome 1, HZAU_PFXX_2.0, whole genome shotgun sequence genome:
AGTTGATTCTAAGTGTGATATTTGcacttggaatctgtttctGTCAACCTACATCATGTGTTCAAAAAAGCTCTTCATGCATGTCAAAACAGGCCATCATTAGgcttcataaacaaaacaaatccatcagaGATATAGCAGGAACATTAGGACTGTTTGGTacattctgagaaaaaaaaatgcaatgttgAACTCAGCAACATAAAAAGGCTTGGTCGTCCACGGAAAACAACAGTAGTAGATGAGTAAATGCAGAAAGACCCATGAACAAAGATCAACTGAAGACAGCTGCAGTTAAGGCCTGGCAAAGCATCAGAAAGGAGGAAACCCAGTTTCTAGTGATATCCATGGGCTCCAGATTTTACGCAGTCATTGCCTGCAAAGgattttcaacaaaatattaaaaattaacattttatttatgattatattcatttgtccaattacttttgagCCCCCTAAAATGGGGGAACTGTGCATGAAAACGGTTGTAGTTCCTGAATATTTTGCTTGATATTTTTGTTCAACCCCTTGTATTCACGTTTTTTTCCCATGCATTTGAAAAGCAGACGTTCAgccgaaaaaaaaaataaaataaaaataaatatatatatacagtatacacatacataccatgttgtataaagtactagaaagcaatacttgattaaaaccatatatacttatttatatacaacCATATCAagccttatatatatatacacacaacatgttTCAGTTATGTCTGTACATTCTGTACTgcttttgatttcttttttcttttattgtttgtgtgttgtttggttCTGTCTTTAATTCTGAATCTTTGTCCACCCTTTGAATTACACTTCATTGCTCTGCTTTCAGTCCaaaacagtgtacagtgtatcagactctgttgttcagctgttgtcttgtttttgtATAACAATCAGAGtctacctatatatatatatatatatatatatatatatatatatatatatatatatatatatatatatatatatatatacttctgCTTTACTTCTGAATGTCACTGAGTTTTAGAATGAGATTAGTGTTGGAGAAAGTGTAGCTCTCTTAGACTATAAACTTTAAAGATTGTTTACTTTTTGTGTTTCACAGCTGATATCATGACTCCTGAATGTTGTCTTTACATTCCTTTTTGTGTTGCTTGTAATCTACTGTCAGGGTTTAATCTGGGATCGGTTTAAAATGTACCCAGACAAACGGGGAATACCAAGTAGTGGACCTAGGTGTATAGAATACAGACCTCAAGCCACAGACGTGATCAAATGGACGATTTACGTCTAAACAGCGAAGTTTAATGTTGTACAACCACAGAGTGCTTTTACTAACCTCCATACATTGCTGGGTGTTTggctgtatatttttattgaaatactCACTTTGCATACCTTGGGTTAAATTccactactgttactactaagaattataacaataataattacaaatgaTGATAAAATACACAAGTTAAAAGCTGTGGCTTTCTCTTTGTTCATGTACGTGTTCTATTGTGTGTACAGCTGGTCTTAGTCCCGCCTCCTCGCCTGTTCTCAACTGGGTCCTGGAGACGGAGGATAAATATTCGGCCTCTGGGTGGTGTATTTTATTGAGCATCTTGACTTCGAGAGAGCAACATCATGTCTGGAAGAGGTAAAGGCGGTAAGGGACTCGGCAAAGGGGGCGCAAAGCGTCATCGTAAGGTTCTTCGCGACAACATCCAGGGAATCACCAAGCCGGCTATTCGCCGTCTGGCTCGCCGTGGCGGTGTTAAGCGTATTTCTGGTCTGATCTACGAAGAGACTCGCGGTGTGCTGAAAGTCTTCTTGGAGAACGTGATCCGCGATGCTGTCACCTACACCGAGCACGCTAAGAGAAAGACCGTCACCGCTATGGATGTGGTGTACGCCCTGAAACGCCAGGGGCGCACTCTGTACGGCTTCGGCGGGTAAACGTTCAACACCGAACCACATCAAtacaaaggctcttttaagagccacccaaaTATCTACAAAGAGATGTTCCTTCTTCATTTCGTGTTGGGGTGGGAGAGACGCATATGACGTCAAAAGCCGTATAAAACAAAATCCGATATCTATTTGTTTAATACGTGCTCTTGTGTACAATATATAAGTtctaatattgtatataatgtaaaGTTATTTGTTTTACGTACAttactctttttattttatatatatatatatatatatatatatatatatatatatatatatattgtgtgtgtgtgtgtaaagtctgGTGGTAGAACtggaatttttttcccctctttcctTCTGTCTTAAAGCGCAAAACTGAGTGTAAAACGGCGGGAGGGGAACAAAGTACAGCGAGGACAGTGGGGAGGAGTAAGTGTTTAGGAGGGGCGGGAGGAGGCGCTGCGCATCAGGAGCTTTGGGATTATgaccaataacacacatttgttCTCATGTGCATGATTACAATGTCAGCCTATAAATAGTGCAGCCGCTAGGTGGGTGTTACTCATTCTCTTGCAGTTCACTCGAGCAGCATCATCATGCCTGAACCAGCTAAAACCGCGCCTAAGAAGGGCTCCAAGAAGGCCGTGACCAAGACGGCAGGTAAAGGCGGCAAGAAGCGCAGAAAGACCAGGAAGGAGAGTTACGCCATCTACGTGTACAAAGTGCTGAAGCAGGTGCACCCTGATACCGGGATCTCCTCTAAGGCCATGGGCATCATGAACTCGTTCGTCAACGATATTTTTGAGCGCATCGCCGGTGAGTCTTCTCGTCTTGCTCATTACAACAAGCgctccaccatcacctctaGGGAGATCCAGACTGCCGTGCGTCTGTTGCTTCCCGGAGAGTTGGCCAAGCACGCCGTGTCTGAGGGCACCAAGGCCGTCACCAAGTACACCAGCTCCAAGTAAAGCGTGTCACCGCTGTCTTTATCAacacaaaggctcttttaagagccgcCCACTTTTTCATACAAGGTGCAAATCTTCTTTCTGCGTGAGTGAGCTGTATTATTCAGGAATCATACAAATAAGAGTAACTCGAAATAACCGgtattactgtacatttgttttttatatttaaatctaggTTTTTTACTTTATGCCATATTTCTGCTGATCATGTAC
Encoded proteins:
- the LOC113662296 gene encoding histone H4; this translates as MSGRGKGGKGLGKGGAKRHRKVLRDNIQGITKPAIRRLARRGGVKRISGLIYEETRGVLKVFLENVIRDAVTYTEHAKRKTVTAMDVVYALKRQGRTLYGFGG
- the LOC113662287 gene encoding histone H2B; translated protein: MPEPAKTAPKKGSKKAVTKTAGKGGKKRRKTRKESYAIYVYKVLKQVHPDTGISSKAMGIMNSFVNDIFERIAGESSRLAHYNKRSTITSREIQTAVRLLLPGELAKHAVSEGTKAVTKYTSSK